Proteins co-encoded in one uncultured Bacteroides sp. genomic window:
- a CDS encoding EpsG family protein, giving the protein MFIYICLLLIVPVLSFMSGSFRSEDKKRKFFIFSFSFLLFLLFVLRDYSVGRDLHAYKDVYDIAGGNNWFDVSWIYMEPGYVFLMKLGSYLGLSFRLFLCFCYLVIIIPLAFYIHRYSKDIALSIIIYICLHFFIFNMSGLRQSMAMSLCLTAFMIAQRNGLTNFVLFTFFVVLAALIHKSAYVFLPAYFIMRIPLSGKLLFLYLVLAIIGNIQGFAILQSLQEQELTSYEYNEALTIGPSFFMLLCFLFLSFILSRKESHQSFRISNMFSSKSDAITLSIGNYANVLAVAILVLATLSGSVLMRAATYYEPVFLILIPELLSRASRNSRLYKMVFIIIMLGIFYFTVLVPNQFDIIPYKIASDL; this is encoded by the coding sequence ATGTTTATATATATATGTTTATTGCTAATTGTTCCTGTTCTTTCTTTTATGTCAGGATCTTTCCGTTCCGAGGACAAGAAACGAAAGTTCTTCATCTTTAGTTTTTCCTTTTTATTATTTCTACTCTTTGTATTAAGAGATTATTCTGTTGGTCGTGACCTTCATGCTTATAAAGATGTTTACGATATAGCTGGTGGAAATAACTGGTTTGACGTATCTTGGATTTATATGGAGCCTGGATATGTATTCTTAATGAAATTAGGGTCTTATTTAGGCTTGTCTTTTAGACTGTTTCTTTGTTTTTGTTATCTAGTGATAATTATACCGTTAGCATTCTACATACACAGGTATTCCAAAGATATCGCATTATCGATAATTATTTACATTTGTTTACATTTTTTTATCTTTAATATGTCGGGGTTACGCCAGTCTATGGCAATGTCATTGTGTTTGACTGCTTTTATGATTGCTCAAAGAAATGGTTTAACGAACTTTGTTCTATTTACCTTTTTTGTTGTGTTGGCAGCTTTGATTCATAAGTCTGCGTACGTTTTTTTACCTGCATATTTTATTATGAGGATCCCACTATCGGGGAAACTTTTATTCCTATACCTTGTTTTAGCGATTATTGGAAATATACAAGGTTTTGCAATATTACAAAGTCTGCAAGAACAGGAGCTTACAAGTTATGAATATAATGAAGCCTTAACAATTGGTCCGTCATTTTTTATGTTGCTATGTTTTCTGTTTTTGTCATTTATTTTATCTAGAAAAGAGTCTCATCAAAGCTTTCGAATAAGTAATATGTTTTCTTCTAAAAGCGATGCTATTACGTTGTCAATTGGTAATTATGCAAATGTCCTTGCAGTGGCGATTCTAGTTCTAGCAACTCTATCAGGGTCGGTATTGATGCGTGCAGCGACCTATTATGAGCCTGTATTCCTTATCTTAATACCAGAACTTCTAAGTCGAGCTTCTCGTAACTCTCGATTATATAAAATGGTATTTATTATTATTATGCTAGGAATATTCTACTTCACTGTGCTTGTGCCTAACCAATTTGATATCATACCATATAAAATTGCATCTGATTTGTAA
- a CDS encoding glycosyltransferase translates to MRVLFINPVCGQGSTGRICTGIADLLKSQGHEAYIAYGLGSSDYPNSINISAGRSDYLFHNIMSRLTDSEGLHSTKQTLKLISYIKEIKPDVVHLHTLHGHYLNYVLLLKCLRTQGCPVVLTLHDCWLFTGHCAHFDQFGCEKWKTECHNCEHLEAYPQSFFLDRSRKNFNRKKELLLSLGINLTVVPVSFWLENLVHQSFLKELNIKTIHNGINLNMFHPYVESNRRALLGIPSTNRIVLGVALPWSRYKGLPDFHKLRAALDESYSIIMVGLSEEQKAALPDGIIGICRTDNVQELAEIYSISDVLVNTTYCDNYPTVNLEAMSCGTPVITYRTGGSPEAISVDTGRIVPQGDLDDFVLSIKELLSIDRNTNRENCVNRSKKFFDQNECFGEYVSLYKSLI, encoded by the coding sequence ATGAGAGTTTTATTCATAAATCCCGTATGTGGGCAGGGCAGCACAGGTCGTATATGTACAGGTATAGCTGATCTTCTTAAGTCTCAGGGACATGAGGCCTATATAGCTTATGGTTTGGGTTCTAGTGACTATCCTAACAGTATTAATATCAGTGCTGGGCGAAGTGATTACCTTTTTCATAATATTATGTCTCGTCTAACAGATAGCGAGGGGCTACATTCGACAAAGCAGACCCTAAAATTAATTTCTTACATAAAAGAGATTAAACCTGACGTTGTTCATTTACACACTTTACATGGTCATTATTTGAATTACGTGTTGCTCTTGAAATGTCTTCGCACACAAGGTTGCCCAGTTGTTTTGACTTTGCATGATTGTTGGTTATTTACTGGTCATTGCGCACATTTTGATCAATTTGGGTGTGAAAAGTGGAAAACAGAATGCCATAATTGTGAACATCTTGAGGCATATCCACAATCCTTTTTTTTAGATCGTTCACGTAAAAATTTCAATAGAAAAAAGGAATTACTATTGTCTCTGGGTATCAATCTTACAGTGGTTCCTGTATCCTTCTGGTTAGAAAATCTTGTACATCAATCTTTTCTAAAAGAGCTCAATATTAAAACCATACATAATGGAATCAATCTTAATATGTTTCATCCGTATGTTGAAAGCAATCGTAGAGCTCTGTTAGGCATACCTAGTACAAATCGGATAGTGTTAGGTGTTGCATTGCCTTGGTCTAGATATAAAGGGCTTCCTGACTTTCATAAACTCAGAGCGGCTCTTGACGAGAGCTATTCCATTATCATGGTTGGTCTTTCTGAGGAACAGAAAGCGGCTTTGCCTGATGGTATAATTGGAATTTGCAGAACCGACAATGTTCAGGAGTTAGCCGAAATATATTCAATTTCTGATGTACTTGTCAATACAACTTATTGTGATAATTACCCAACTGTTAATTTGGAAGCGATGTCGTGCGGAACACCTGTTATTACATATAGAACTGGTGGGAGTCCTGAAGCCATTTCGGTTGATACTGGTAGAATTGTACCACAAGGTGATTTAGATGATTTTGTCCTTTCGATAAAAGAGTTATTAAGTATTGATAGAAATACTAATCGGGAAAATTGTGTAAATCGATCAAAGAAATTCTTTGATCAAAATGAATGTTTTGGGGAATACGTATCACTCTATAAATCATTGATTTAG